DNA from bacterium:
CACGCTCTCGTCCCGATCCTGAAGGAGGGGCTTCACCGCCGGCAGAACCGAGGCATCACGGAGCGCGCCCAGCGATTCCAGGGCCCTCCACCGCACTCCCGCGTCCGGGTCCTTGAGCGCTCCGACCAGCAGATCCCGGGCGGAGGCTTCGTCCAGTATTCCCAGAAATTCGGCGGCGTTGCGCCGCGCCGCCACCGCCGCCTGCTTATCCCCCAGCGCCTGCTTCAGCGCGGCGACTTCGCTTCCGGGTTCGATCTCGGCCAACGCTTTGAGCGCCCCCCAGCGGAGGTATTGGTCGCTGTCGGTGAGCATTCTCTTGGTCAGCGCGGGGACGGAGGCGGTGTCCTTGACCTCCCGGAGAGTCCAGACCGCGGTTTCCCTGACCTTGGGGTTGTAATGTTCCAGCGCCTTGCGGTAGTAGGGGACGGCGGCGGGGCTTTCCAGGTCCTTGAGCGAATAAACAGCCCCCCGGGCCACCCAGTACTCCTGATCCTCGACCAGCGCCCCGATCTCGTCCAGTGCCTCCACCGCTTTCATCTTGCCCAGGACCGCCGCCGCGCCTTTGCGGATGCCCGGGTCCTGGCTCTTCAGCGCTTGTCTCAGGGCCGGCACCGCGGAGGGCCCGATCTCGATCAGTTCGTCGGTGGCGGCGTTGATGGACGGGAAATCGAATCCCGACAACCTGCCGATCAATTCCTCGACCCGCGCCTGCTGGTCGGCCGGGAACGCAGCCCCGAACGCGGCCCAGGCCGCCAGCAACACCGGCAACAATAGTTTCTTCATTTCCTTGTCCCCCCTGCGTGAACGGATTTAAAAAGAGAGTTCCCCTCGGCATCGACGGCTACGATCACGGGAAATTTCTCCACGGCCAGCCGATGCACCGCCTCCGGTCCCAGGTCGCGGCCGGCGACCGGTTCGGCTTCCCGGACGCGGCGCCCGAGCAGCGCTCCGGCCCCGCCCACCGCCAGGAAGTAAACGCCCCGGCCTTGCCGCAGGGCCCGGTTGCCTTCCGGGCAGAGGCGCCCTTTCCCGATGATGCCCCGGACGCCGCGCTCCAACAAAAAGCTGATGTACTTTCCCATCCGGGAGGACGACGTGGGCCCCATGGCGCCCACCGGGCGCCCGGGGCGTCCCGGCGTGGGTCCGGCGAAATAGATCAGCTGCCCCCGCGGGTCGAACGGGAACGGTTCTTCCCCGGCGAAAAGGCGCTCCAGGGCCCGGTCCCGGGCCGAATAGAGAATCCCCGTGATTTCGACCATGGTCCCCGCCCGCACCGCTTCCAACCGCCCCGGGGGCGGAGGGGCCGTCATCCTCACCGCCGGCGTTTCTCTTCTCGAGGTTGCCTCTTTCACAACACTCCTTCCTCGTGGCGGTAGACGTGGCAGGAGGGGTTGACCGCCACCGGGAGTCCGGCGATATGAGTCGGGTAGGTCAGGATATGGACGGCCATGGCCGTGGGGCCATCCCCCAGCCCCTGCATCCCCACCGGGAGACGGTTGAGGCCGTCCAGGATTTCCCGTTCCAGCTCTTGGTAAAACGGATCGGGATGGGGGCGCCCCAGGGGAAGGGTCAGGGCTTCCTTGGCCAGGAGCGCCGCCTTTTCCATGGTTCCCCCGATCCCCACTCCCACCACCAGCGGGGGGCAGGCGTCGGCGCCTTTTTCCCGGATGGCTCCCAGGACGAATTCGATCACGCCCCGACGCCCCGCCGAGGGGGGGAGCATGCCCAGGGCCGAGGCGTTTTCGCTTCCGAACCCCTTGGCCGTCACCACCACCCTGACCCGGTCGCCCGGGACCAGGCGGGTGTGGATGACGGCGGGAGCGTTGTCGCCGGTGTTCACTCTCCGCAGCGGATCGGAGACGGTCGAATGCCGAAGGCGATGGGTTCTGGTCCCTTCCCTCACCCCGGCGTTGACGGCCTCCTCCAGGGCGCCGCCGACCAGGTGGACGTCCTGGCCGACCTCCAGAAAAACCACGGTCATCCCGGTATCCTGGCAGACGGGAACCTCGTCTTCCGCGGCGGCGGCGGCGTTGTCCAGGTGGATGCCGGCCAGCCGGCCGGAGAGGGAGCCGTTCCCCTTCCGTACGTCCGCCATGATTTTCATGACCTCGGGGTCCGCGATCAGGTTGATCCGGCCGACCAACCCGCTCACCAACCCGCTGACGGCCGAGACTTCAAGTTCGCGCATCGCCCGCCTCCCCGCCGTAGGAAGCCCAGCAGTCGTTCTTTTCCCAGACCGTGATCCGGATCAACCTCGCCCCCGCGCGGCCCGCGGCGGCGGCCGACTTCTCGTAGACGATCCGGGCCAGATTCTCGGTGGTGGGGAGCACGTCCCGGAATTCGGCGGTATCGTTCAACAGCCGGTGGGTCCAACCCGAAACCGCCTCCCGCAGAATTTCCCGCAGAACGCGGAAGTCGAGAACCATTCCTGCTTCCAGCCGCCCGCTTTCCACCGCGGCTTCCACCCGGTAGTTATGGCCGTGAACGCGGGCGCATTCGGGGCCGGCGCCGCCGTGGAAATGAGCGGCGGAAAATTCGATGGCGACTCCGGTCCGGTACCTCACCCGTCTTCGCTCCCCTCGGTCGTTTCCGCGCCGGCCGCTCGGTCGATCGTAACCGCGCCGGGAGCGGGGCGCCCGTATCCGTAACGGAAGTAATCCAAAATTCCTTCGCTGATCGCCTCCGCCACCCGTTCCCGGTGAGAGAGGCTGTCCAACCGTTCTTTTTCCCGGCGGTTGGAAAGAAAACCGGTTTCGACCAGAACGGCGGGCATGCGCGTGCGCTCGATCACGTAAAACCGGGCGGTCTTGACCCCGCGGTCCGGGCTTCCCGCGGCCGACGACAGCCGGGCCTGAACGTTGCCGGCCAGCTGTCGGCTGCGCAATAATTTCCCCCGCGGCGTGCTCGAGGGGGGAACGAAACTCTTGAACTCCTCCAGTTCCAGAACGGCGTTTTCCAGTCGGGCCAGGCGCCGGGAAAGAGAATCTCCCGCCGGAGCGGCGTAAAAGGTCTCGGTGCCGCTGGCGGCCAGGTTCTCGGCGGCATTGGCATGAATGCTGACGAAAATATCTCCTTCCACCCGGTTGGCCAGGTCCACTCGATCGGGGAGGGAAACATAGACGTCGGAGTCCCGGCTCATGACGACTTCGAGCCCCGAAGACCGCAGCCGGTCCCGAACCCGGCGGGCGATATCGAGCGCCACCTCCTTCTCCTCGGACCCCCCCTCCCCCACCGCTCCCGGGTCGCGGCCCCCGTGCCCGGGATCGAGGACGATTCTGGGCCCGCTCTTTTCGCCGGCGGCGAAACGCTCCGCGCTCGCGGGAGGGACCAACCCGGGAAGGTCGACCAGGGCCAGATACAGCGGGACGCAGAGACGTCCGTCGATCCAGACCGCCTCCGCGTCCATTTCCAGGTCCTCCCCGTCGAAAACGGCCAGAGCCGAGCCGGGGGTGAGGGTCAGGGAA
Protein-coding regions in this window:
- a CDS encoding HEAT repeat domain-containing protein → MKKLLLPVLLAAWAAFGAAFPADQQARVEELIGRLSGFDFPSINAATDELIEIGPSAVPALRQALKSQDPGIRKGAAAVLGKMKAVEALDEIGALVEDQEYWVARGAVYSLKDLESPAAVPYYRKALEHYNPKVRETAVWTLREVKDTASVPALTKRMLTDSDQYLRWGALKALAEIEPGSEVAALKQALGDKQAAVAARRNAAEFLGILDEASARDLLVGALKDPDAGVRWRALESLGALRDASVLPAVKPLLQDRDESVRMMAVAVLGELGDPAAIEALKPLVSGKGGELKKNVLRALERLGGPEAVAAAQPALSDPDKLVRAQAVEVIGRIGVPADAALLAPAAEDRFPIVRVAAMLAARRLGGPESLKLLEKGAGDSDFWVQKTAQLPPLGGETPAAPRSPGSE
- a CDS encoding fumarate hydratase C-terminal domain-containing protein encodes the protein MKEATSRRETPAVRMTAPPPPGRLEAVRAGTMVEITGILYSARDRALERLFAGEEPFPFDPRGQLIYFAGPTPGRPGRPVGAMGPTSSSRMGKYISFLLERGVRGIIGKGRLCPEGNRALRQGRGVYFLAVGGAGALLGRRVREAEPVAGRDLGPEAVHRLAVEKFPVIVAVDAEGNSLFKSVHAGGTRK
- a CDS encoding fumarate hydratase, with amino-acid sequence MRELEVSAVSGLVSGLVGRINLIADPEVMKIMADVRKGNGSLSGRLAGIHLDNAAAAAEDEVPVCQDTGMTVVFLEVGQDVHLVGGALEEAVNAGVREGTRTHRLRHSTVSDPLRRVNTGDNAPAVIHTRLVPGDRVRVVVTAKGFGSENASALGMLPPSAGRRGVIEFVLGAIREKGADACPPLVVGVGIGGTMEKAALLAKEALTLPLGRPHPDPFYQELEREILDGLNRLPVGMQGLGDGPTAMAVHILTYPTHIAGLPVAVNPSCHVYRHEEGVL
- a CDS encoding 6-carboxytetrahydropterin synthase, with amino-acid sequence MRYRTGVAIEFSAAHFHGGAGPECARVHGHNYRVEAAVESGRLEAGMVLDFRVLREILREAVSGWTHRLLNDTAEFRDVLPTTENLARIVYEKSAAAAGRAGARLIRITVWEKNDCWASYGGEAGDART
- a CDS encoding N-acetylmuramoyl-L-alanine amidase, which encodes MQRTTIRMLGVLAAFCLGPAASPDVGAAVIRGPVSEVRTRSFPHRDTLFISAAAVARAWGLYRFESGEEFCRFFSPRHSLTLTPGSALAVFDGEDLEMDAEAVWIDGRLCVPLYLALVDLPGLVPPASAERFAAGEKSGPRIVLDPGHGGRDPGAVGEGGSEEKEVALDIARRVRDRLRSSGLEVVMSRDSDVYVSLPDRVDLANRVEGDIFVSIHANAAENLAASGTETFYAAPAGDSLSRRLARLENAVLELEEFKSFVPPSSTPRGKLLRSRQLAGNVQARLSSAAGSPDRGVKTARFYVIERTRMPAVLVETGFLSNRREKERLDSLSHRERVAEAISEGILDYFRYGYGRPAPGAVTIDRAAGAETTEGSEDG